The Mucilaginibacter sp. PAMB04168 genome contains the following window.
CGGCACAGCTATCACAAATGATGAATGTGTTGATGATTACCAGCGGGTATGTGAAAAAAGCGCTTAAATTACCTGCTAACGGCAGCTTCAATACAGCAAGCCTGAGTAAAATACAAACCACTAATGACACAGTTGCGCAAAGCAAAAATGTGTGGACGTCTGTATTACAGGAAGAAGGGCCAACTGCCAGCAATGAAAAAGTTCTGAAAGACCTGAGTGAGTACCTCACTAAGCTGAACAACGATATTAACCCCGATCTGGAAGTACGTATGCGCATTGTAGGAGATGATCCCAATGTTTGGGATGATAAGCCACATGGCAGCAACTTGCTTAAATTCGATGATGCCTCGCACGGTACAGGGGTAGCAGGTTTAATTGGGGCTATACGCGGCAACAAATATGGCATTGATGGTGTAGCTAACAATGTGCGTATTATGGCTATTAAAGCAGTGCCTAATGGCGATGAGTACGATGAGGATATTGCCAAAGCTATACGTTACGCGGTCGACAACGGTGCCAAAGTAGTCAATATGAGCTTCGGCAAAAAATTATCTCCACACAAAAAGTGGGTTGATGATGCCTTTAAATACGCAGCTGAGCATGACGTTTTATTGGTGCAGGCCGCAGGTAATGACCATCAGGACGTGGACGTAAAACCAGAGTTCCCTAATGATATTTTTGAAGACGGTTCGGGTACCGATGCGGATAACGTGATCAGCGTAGGTGCATCGGCAGCCAAACAGGATGCCACGCTTGCCGGCAGCTTTAGTAACTATGGCAAAAAGAATGTTGACGTTTTTGCCCCCGGCGTAAAAGTAACTTCGGTTGATAAAGATGCCGAGTTTAATACCGCCGATGGAACCAGCTTTGCCTCGCCTATTACAGCTGGCGTTGCTGCCCTGTTACTGCAGTACTACCCCGATCTAAGCGCGAAACAGCTAAAGCAAGTCATCCTGCAATCGGCCAAACCGCTTACCGGAACCATGGTATTGAAACCAGGCAGCCAAACCGAAAAAGTTGACTTTACTACCTTGAGCAAAAGCGGTGGTGTTGTAAACGCTTACGAAGCGGTAATATTGGCAGGTAAAATTAAAGGCGAAAGGAAAAAGTAACGTTCAAAAAACCCACCTTGATAGGTGAGTTTGAAAACCATAGGTCATCCTTGGCATACGCTTGGGATGACCTTTTTTTTAAGATCTATAATTAAAATCCAGTCTTTGGAGAGGCCGGTTAAATGACGTTATCGTAAAATTTAAATTACAGCGGTATCTTTTGTCTGAGCAGGTTGTTTTTAAACGACCATTAACTATATTTGCTCCCAGAAAATTTTCATCTTTAATAACATAATGAGAGAAATACAGTTCAGAGAAGCGCTTCGGGAAGCCATGAGCGAAGAGATGCGCAAGGACG
Protein-coding sequences here:
- a CDS encoding S8 family serine peptidase encodes the protein MTIYNKHLLGYALCGALLLGSWQASAQTAAPKPVEAPKNWHLLDLKTDGFYGVSLNKAYLALKGKKSKTVVVATIDSGIDTLQTDLRSILWTNPKEIPGNGKDDDGNGYVDDVHGWNFLGGPGGKCDFTETTEEVREYNRLKGKYLSATEATAGDKKEFAYWQTVKATYDSTIAKSTSESAQLSQMMNVLMITSGYVKKALKLPANGSFNTASLSKIQTTNDTVAQSKNVWTSVLQEEGPTASNEKVLKDLSEYLTKLNNDINPDLEVRMRIVGDDPNVWDDKPHGSNLLKFDDASHGTGVAGLIGAIRGNKYGIDGVANNVRIMAIKAVPNGDEYDEDIAKAIRYAVDNGAKVVNMSFGKKLSPHKKWVDDAFKYAAEHDVLLVQAAGNDHQDVDVKPEFPNDIFEDGSGTDADNVISVGASAAKQDATLAGSFSNYGKKNVDVFAPGVKVTSVDKDAEFNTADGTSFASPITAGVAALLLQYYPDLSAKQLKQVILQSAKPLTGTMVLKPGSQTEKVDFTTLSKSGGVVNAYEAVILAGKIKGERKK